A portion of the Ricinus communis isolate WT05 ecotype wild-type chromosome 10, ASM1957865v1, whole genome shotgun sequence genome contains these proteins:
- the LOC8289527 gene encoding probable aquaporin SIP2-1, with protein MGGGVTGRLIISDFVIAFMWVWSGALIKMFVNGVLRMGHEPSGEVLKSTLSIINMFFFAFLGKISKGAAYNPLTIFSSAISGDFSQFLLTVGARIPAQVIGSITGVKLVIQTFPEIGFGPRLNVDIHRGALTEGLLTFAIVTISLGLARKIPGSFFMKTWISSVSKLTLHILGSDLTGGVMNPASVMGWAYARGDHITKEHILVYWLAPVEATLLAVWTFKLLVRPTTQERKENLKGKSD; from the exons ATGGGCGGAGGAGTTACTGGTCGTTTGATAATATCAGATTTTGTGATTGCTTTCATGTGGGTATGGTCAGGTGCTCTGATAAAGATGTTTGTGAATGGTGTTTTGCGAATGGGACATGAACCAAGTGGCGAGGTCTTAAAATCCACTCTCTCAATCATTAACATGTTCTTCTTTGCTTTCTTAGGCAAGATCTCAAAGGGAGCTGCTTATAATCCTCTCACCATTTTTAGTTCTGCTATTTCTGGCGATTTTAGTCAATTTCTCCTCACTGTTGGAGCTAGAATTCCTGCTCAG GTGATTGGATCCATCACTGGAGTTAAGCTCGTCATTCAGACCTTCCCTGAAATAGGATTTGGGCCACGCCTCAATGTTGACATCCACCGAGGGGCACTGACAGAAGGATTGTTGACTTTTGCTATTGTTACAATCTCCCTTGGGCTTGCTAGAAAGATTCCTGGGAGTTTCTTTATGAAGACTTGGATCTCAAGCGTCTCCAAATTAACTCTTCACATACTTGGCTCTGATCTGACAGGCGGTGTTATGAACCCAGCCTCT GTGATGGGATGGGCTTATGCCCGTGGGGATCATATAACTAAGGAGCATATACTTGTGTATTGGCTTGCCCCAGTAGAGGCAACTCTTCTGGCAGTGTGGACATTTAAGTTGCTAGTTCGACCAACAactcaagaaagaaaggaaaactTGAAGGGTAAATCAGATTGA
- the LOC8275041 gene encoding ubiquitin-conjugating enzyme E2 22 yields MATNENLPPNVVKQLAKELKNLDESPPEGIKVGVNDDDFSTIYADIEGPAGTPYENGLFRMKLLLSRDFPYSPPKGYFLTKIFHPNIATNGEICVNTLKKDWNPSLGLRHVLIVVRCLLIEPFPESALNEQAGKMLLENYDEYARHARLYTAIHAKPKPKFKSGAISESTTALNVDQSNTSVLNSDQKNTAVNAAIALPSPLSPCSVATKGGHSQEQSAAVAPVPETGVGGSVAVATPTVATQKKEAGPAKAQADKKKLDARKKSLKRL; encoded by the exons ATG GCAACAAATGAAAATCTTCCACCCAATGTGGTTAAACAACTCGCGAAGGAATTGAAGAATCTTGATGAATCTCCACCTGAGGGTATTAAAGTCGGAGTAAATGATGATGATTTTTCAACCATATATGCTGATATTGAAGGCCCAG CTGGGACACCATATGAGAATGGCCTTTTTCGCATGAAGCTGTTACTTTCACGTGACTTCCCATACTCCCCTCCAAAAG GGTACTTCCTGACCAAGATTTTCCATCCGAACATTGCAACCAATGGTGAGATTTGTGTGAATACGCTAAAAAAGGACTGGAATCCAAGTCTTGGACTACGGCATGTTCTCATT GTAGTGAGGTGTTTATTGATCGAACCATTTCCAGAATCAGCTTTAAATGAACAGGCTGGCAAGATGCTGCTTGAAAATTATGATGAGTATGCTAGACATGCTAG GCTGTATACTGCAATTCATGCCAAACCAAAGCCTAAGTTCAAGTCAGGAGCTATTTCTGAGTCAACTACAGCTCTCAATGTTGATCAAAGTAATACCTCAGTTCTCAACAGTGACCAGAAGAATACAGCAGTCAATGCTGCAATAGCATTGCCATCCCCATTGTCTCCTTGTTCAGTAGCCACAAAAGGAGGACATAGTCAGGAACAGTCGGCTGCTGTAGCTCCAGTGCCAGAGACAGGAGTTGGTGGATCTGTGGCAGTGGCAACACCAACAGTGGCTACACAGAAGAAAGAAGCTGGACCAGCAAAAGCTCAGGCCGACAAGAAAAAATTGGATGCAAGAAAGAAGAGCTTAAAGAGATTATAA